In Spirochaeta isovalerica, one DNA window encodes the following:
- a CDS encoding CHC2 zinc finger domain-containing protein gives MSSDRLGGVKTLKVSGFLDEFEKDEIKKRVDILSLFSSFGVSYEKKGRSHMAKCPWHDDDTPSLSIDQGKGLYNCFGCGESGDIFDLVQKMEGIDFKESLKYLKEFDGSIVPFPKTLEVPAEPVPSESHQPEGGSVENESAFDSVDLERVMEFYQRSLSSSREAMDYFKSRGIGLKVLSRFSVGYSNGKLKDLVSSGQKKALKEIGVFNEKGYETFKDCVVFPLLDSTGKVVSLYGRKIKESTKIKHLYLKGPHHGLLNRKAASVYRGEIILTESVIDALSLIQMGVENVIPCYGTNGFTDDHLSLLEDERVKLATIAFDNDAAGSTAAEKLGQRLLEEEIPVKLVYPSHCKDWNELLTLNGRKEDIKPLLDSAEVIYPKGKSPDFSVKKDKGKYLISASDITYRLLGVKELFVSNLKVNVRAERNEQSFIDNCDLYSARSRTGFSLQLSRLFDVESKRIEKDLIRMVEYLEEERDKALAGDEDREIELTEQEVEMGMEFLTSADLFDRIVQDTELLGYVGEEINKILIYLAASSRKLDDPISVIVMSESAAGKSYLIDTVKKLIPPEDVVSMTSLSDQALNYLPEGGLKHKFLVMGEAVHSEVVEHQIREMLSSHELSRLVTSKDEKTGQMTSKLVRKEVIVSAVMSSTDYDLNAENTSRSFVVNTDESTDQTRRIHASQKKKYSTDRLQVKRDEIPRIIKAHHAAQRLLKKVFIINPLAEKINFPDTLMRSRRDHDRFMDLIASVAFLRQYQKEEKEENGVKYIECDETDLEIAARIIKEILPATLTNFPKSAITLYGEIRRVIRDKAKEENLLPKEVSVTQRELRELTGLNQMFVKRNVKTLCDFEYLICTGSRTRGSRNAYRLVADESIELLDMSKLLKS, from the coding sequence ATGAGCTCAGACCGATTAGGCGGGGTGAAAACCCTGAAAGTATCGGGCTTTCTCGATGAGTTCGAGAAGGATGAGATCAAGAAAAGGGTCGATATTTTGTCCCTTTTCTCATCCTTCGGTGTGAGCTATGAGAAGAAAGGCCGTTCTCATATGGCTAAATGTCCCTGGCATGACGACGATACTCCCAGTCTGTCTATCGATCAAGGGAAAGGACTGTACAACTGTTTCGGCTGTGGTGAATCCGGTGATATTTTCGACCTGGTTCAGAAGATGGAAGGGATTGATTTCAAGGAATCCTTGAAGTACCTGAAAGAATTTGACGGTTCTATTGTTCCCTTTCCCAAGACTTTGGAGGTTCCGGCAGAGCCGGTACCTTCAGAGTCTCACCAACCGGAGGGCGGTAGTGTAGAAAACGAGAGTGCTTTTGACAGTGTCGATCTGGAAAGAGTCATGGAGTTCTACCAGCGGTCTCTTTCCTCTTCCCGGGAAGCTATGGACTACTTTAAATCCAGAGGGATAGGACTGAAGGTTCTTTCCCGGTTCTCTGTCGGATACTCCAATGGGAAACTGAAAGATCTTGTCAGCTCCGGACAGAAGAAAGCTCTTAAAGAAATCGGTGTGTTCAACGAAAAGGGATACGAGACTTTCAAAGATTGTGTTGTTTTCCCTCTCCTCGATTCTACTGGTAAGGTTGTCAGCCTCTATGGCCGGAAGATCAAAGAATCGACCAAGATTAAACACCTCTACCTCAAAGGTCCGCACCACGGTCTTTTGAACCGGAAAGCCGCTTCTGTTTACAGAGGAGAGATAATCCTCACTGAATCTGTCATCGATGCTCTATCCCTCATCCAGATGGGTGTAGAGAATGTCATTCCCTGCTATGGAACCAACGGTTTTACTGACGATCACCTTTCTCTGTTGGAGGATGAGAGAGTGAAACTGGCAACAATCGCTTTTGACAATGACGCTGCCGGTAGTACGGCTGCTGAGAAGCTAGGTCAGCGTCTCCTTGAAGAGGAGATTCCTGTTAAATTGGTCTATCCCTCTCATTGCAAAGACTGGAATGAGCTTCTCACCTTAAATGGAAGAAAAGAAGATATTAAACCACTCCTGGATTCTGCGGAGGTTATCTATCCCAAAGGGAAGAGCCCTGACTTCTCGGTGAAGAAGGACAAAGGGAAGTATCTGATCTCTGCCTCTGACATTACTTATCGGCTCCTAGGAGTCAAAGAACTGTTTGTCAGCAACCTGAAGGTAAACGTCAGAGCTGAGAGGAATGAACAGAGTTTTATCGACAATTGTGATCTCTATTCCGCTCGATCCCGTACCGGTTTCTCTCTACAACTCTCCCGCCTTTTTGATGTGGAATCAAAGAGGATTGAGAAGGACCTGATCCGCATGGTCGAGTATCTGGAAGAGGAGAGGGACAAAGCACTGGCGGGAGACGAAGACAGAGAGATCGAACTGACCGAACAGGAAGTTGAAATGGGAATGGAATTCCTTACTTCTGCCGACTTGTTCGACCGGATTGTCCAGGACACGGAACTTCTCGGATACGTAGGCGAAGAGATCAACAAAATCCTTATCTATTTAGCCGCTTCCTCCCGAAAACTTGATGATCCTATCTCTGTGATTGTTATGTCTGAGTCAGCCGCCGGTAAATCCTATCTTATCGACACGGTGAAAAAGCTGATCCCGCCGGAGGACGTGGTATCAATGACCAGCCTTTCGGATCAGGCTCTCAACTATCTGCCGGAGGGGGGATTGAAACACAAGTTTCTGGTTATGGGGGAAGCGGTTCACTCGGAAGTTGTGGAGCACCAGATAAGGGAAATGCTGTCATCTCATGAACTGAGCCGGCTTGTGACTTCCAAGGATGAGAAAACCGGTCAGATGACCAGTAAGCTGGTGAGAAAAGAGGTTATTGTCTCCGCCGTGATGAGTTCTACCGATTACGATCTGAACGCCGAGAACACTTCCCGTAGCTTTGTCGTTAACACCGATGAATCGACCGATCAGACACGGCGGATCCACGCCTCACAGAAGAAAAAGTATTCTACCGACCGTCTGCAGGTGAAGCGGGATGAGATCCCCCGGATCATCAAAGCTCATCACGCAGCGCAGAGGCTTCTGAAAAAGGTCTTTATCATCAATCCGCTGGCCGAGAAGATCAACTTTCCCGATACTCTGATGCGGTCCAGAAGAGACCACGACAGGTTTATGGACTTGATAGCTTCCGTTGCTTTCCTGCGCCAGTACCAGAAGGAAGAAAAGGAAGAAAACGGAGTGAAGTACATCGAGTGTGACGAAACCGATCTTGAGATTGCCGCCCGTATTATCAAAGAGATCCTTCCGGCCACACTGACCAACTTTCCCAAGTCCGCCATCACTCTCTACGGGGAGATCCGGCGGGTTATTCGGGACAAGGCAAAGGAAGAGAATCTTCTTCCTAAAGAGGTCTCTGTCACTCAGAGAGAACTCCGAGAGCTGACAGGACTCAATCAGATGTTTGTGAAGAGGAATGTAAAAACTCTCTGTGATTTTGAATATCTGATCTGCACCGGAAGCCGAACCCGAGGAAGCCGGAATGCCTACCGATTGGTGGCTGATGAGTCTATCGAACTTCTGGATATGAGTAAGTTACTTAAATCGTAA
- a CDS encoding ParA family protein, with translation MKKIIFTNQKGGVGKSTTCRECGFYLASRGYRTLFIDCDPQGNLTKSLSDEEIKGLFEALEDGIISTQSIADNLFLLAGDFRLSLLEKRYLGEVDAYSRVQDLLSAEEFEGFDFILFDTPPSLNILTLNALSAADHLILPMKPSLYSMQGTNDLMNAVSKVKKNLNPDLSILGVIINEFNPIPIITRQIREEIEGAFGGTVFDTVISKSIKIEEAIALKDGVVNLPGKEVKIRSEVSALGDEILSRLGVEAGIV, from the coding sequence ATGAAAAAGATTATATTCACCAACCAGAAAGGCGGCGTCGGTAAAAGTACCACCTGTAGAGAATGTGGTTTTTACCTGGCTTCCAGAGGCTACAGAACTCTGTTCATAGATTGTGATCCTCAAGGCAACCTTACCAAGAGCCTCTCAGATGAAGAGATCAAGGGACTCTTTGAAGCCCTTGAGGACGGCATTATCTCAACTCAGAGTATCGCCGACAATCTTTTCCTTCTCGCCGGAGACTTCCGACTCTCATTACTTGAAAAACGGTACCTCGGAGAAGTAGATGCTTATTCCAGAGTACAGGATTTATTATCTGCAGAAGAGTTTGAAGGTTTTGACTTCATCCTCTTCGACACTCCGCCATCATTGAACATTCTGACACTCAACGCTCTTTCTGCAGCTGATCACCTGATTCTTCCCATGAAGCCTTCTCTCTATTCCATGCAGGGAACCAACGACCTTATGAACGCCGTGAGCAAGGTTAAAAAGAACCTGAACCCCGATCTCTCAATCCTCGGCGTTATTATCAATGAGTTCAATCCCATTCCCATCATCACAAGACAGATCAGAGAAGAGATAGAGGGAGCTTTTGGAGGAACAGTCTTTGACACAGTTATCTCCAAGAGCATCAAGATTGAAGAGGCTATCGCTCTGAAAGACGGCGTGGTCAACCTTCCCGGAAAGGAAGTGAAGATCCGCTCTGAGGTTTCAGCCCTAGGCGATGAAATCCTCTCCCGTCTCGGCGTGGAGGCCGGAATTGTATGA
- a CDS encoding helix-turn-helix domain-containing protein, protein MKNTFNNNMALFRKRKGLSQRELAQIVGISHRTIAYYEAETNSIPLDKLENIAEALGVLPGDLVNPVDEKVREKIELDLKLVKKLQQIKQLPDRDQRAISNHINALIDKNRGANG, encoded by the coding sequence GTGAAAAATACTTTTAACAACAACATGGCTCTATTCAGAAAAAGAAAAGGATTGTCTCAAAGAGAGTTGGCTCAGATTGTAGGAATTTCTCACAGAACCATAGCCTACTATGAAGCAGAAACCAATAGTATTCCCCTCGACAAGTTGGAAAACATTGCAGAAGCATTAGGTGTACTTCCCGGAGACCTGGTCAATCCCGTCGATGAAAAGGTCAGAGAGAAAATTGAACTGGATCTAAAACTCGTGAAGAAATTACAACAGATAAAGCAGCTACCAGATAGGGATCAAAGAGCCATTTCCAATCACATCAATGCTCTGATCGATAAAAATAGAGGAGCAAATGGGTAA
- a CDS encoding RHS repeat-associated core domain-containing protein, protein MTAKTFNSNRKRYALGGVQASPGETLQFTGKEWDEETRLYYMSARYQNPMTSRWISVDPAGPALVNPNQKGFSIIQSMNWYSYTSNNPVNYIDPTGMSELTDDLQNQITEAQAQFRDIFMGPDYDSPESGEKLGVLKDQILDLMGQYNQAVIDEGNLDITDYITNGVQTGGFGDNQGLTGDYQTTAHPGIDGVGGSAKTPFYTQMTNADEGRSNTMTLSIIGTNLNMQISHGDKGSWSRISGGLYKPGQAIMPFPMKNNNDVSSTAPHFHFQIANGTNFVNPYTMRASDTVFKFTNNGGSSWRNFRTDF, encoded by the coding sequence GTGACCGCCAAAACGTTTAATTCCAACAGAAAAAGATATGCTCTAGGTGGTGTTCAGGCCTCTCCGGGGGAGACTTTACAGTTTACCGGCAAGGAGTGGGATGAGGAAACTCGGCTTTATTACATGAGCGCGCGGTATCAGAATCCGATGACGTCGCGGTGGATTAGTGTGGATCCGGCTGGACCAGCTTTAGTTAACCCAAATCAGAAAGGATTTTCAATAATACAATCGATGAATTGGTATTCGTATACTTCAAACAATCCTGTGAATTACATTGATCCTACGGGAATGAGTGAGTTGACTGATGATCTTCAAAATCAGATTACTGAAGCACAAGCTCAATTTCGTGATATATTCATGGGTCCAGATTATGATTCTCCAGAATCAGGTGAGAAGTTGGGTGTATTGAAAGATCAGATTCTTGATTTAATGGGACAGTACAATCAGGCCGTAATTGATGAAGGGAATTTGGATATAACTGACTATATAACAAATGGAGTTCAAACCGGTGGATTTGGTGATAATCAAGGTTTAACAGGTGACTATCAAACTACTGCTCATCCTGGAATTGACGGTGTTGGAGGTTCGGCTAAAACACCTTTTTACACACAAATGACCAATGCTGATGAGGGGCGTTCAAATACAATGACATTAAGCATCATTGGAACAAACTTAAACATGCAAATCTCTCATGGTGATAAAGGATCTTGGTCAAGGATTTCTGGAGGTCTGTATAAACCAGGCCAGGCGATAATGCCATTTCCAATGAAAAACAACAATGATGTATCAAGTACTGCTCCTCATTTTCATTTTCAGATAGCGAATGGTACCAACTTTGTTAATCCCTACACGATGAGAGCATCAGATACTGTATTCAAGTTTACTAATAACGGAGGTTCTTCTTGGCGAAACTTCAGAACAGATTTCTAG
- a CDS encoding tyrosine-type recombinase/integrase, with amino-acid sequence MTFSECRTDYEHYLAGKGLKKRTVRRKLNHVLYFLSSLSDSPSDLREIGEKNFNRYISFLKEKELTEGTIAQYVSSVRQFFTWLYKNDLILSPVAELIPEVKSTSREKPIFSTCEMEYFLDTVGSHLRDRTFFELLYSSGLRCSEALSLKWKHVFIDSRKLKVEQGKGGYDRYVPFCSSAAFFLSKWKQRTTSSQNDYIFPGLSGGHLTYHCMSLRFRKYLFESGIRKPGLSIHSIRHSTATHLLEAGADVRYVSELLGHNSMETTVRYTHPTEESQRRAYRMYHPRENGYYREIDREYRKQLKALREKFHDRAEHVARYVKK; translated from the coding sequence ATGACCTTCTCTGAATGCCGGACCGATTACGAGCATTACCTTGCCGGAAAAGGCTTGAAGAAAAGAACGGTGAGGCGAAAGCTGAACCATGTTCTTTATTTTCTCTCTTCACTTTCTGACAGTCCTTCTGATCTACGGGAAATTGGAGAAAAGAACTTTAACCGTTACATTTCTTTCCTGAAAGAGAAGGAACTTACAGAAGGCACAATCGCCCAGTATGTGAGCAGTGTCCGTCAGTTCTTCACCTGGCTTTACAAAAATGATCTGATTCTCTCTCCTGTGGCGGAGCTTATCCCGGAAGTAAAATCAACAAGCCGGGAGAAGCCGATTTTTTCTACCTGTGAGATGGAATATTTCCTCGACACCGTTGGTTCACACCTGAGGGACAGGACATTCTTTGAACTCCTCTATTCTTCTGGACTCCGCTGCTCGGAGGCCTTGAGCCTCAAATGGAAACATGTATTCATCGATTCAAGAAAACTTAAAGTGGAGCAGGGCAAGGGCGGTTATGACCGTTATGTGCCTTTCTGCAGTTCTGCTGCCTTCTTCCTGAGCAAATGGAAACAAAGAACAACCTCGTCTCAAAACGACTACATCTTTCCCGGACTTTCTGGCGGGCATCTGACCTACCACTGCATGTCATTACGTTTTAGAAAGTACCTCTTTGAATCAGGAATCAGAAAGCCGGGGTTATCGATCCACTCGATCCGCCACAGCACGGCGACCCATCTGCTGGAAGCCGGTGCTGATGTTCGCTATGTCTCCGAACTTCTTGGCCACAACAGCATGGAAACGACGGTACGCTACACCCATCCGACGGAGGAGAGCCAGAGACGGGCCTACAGGATGTATCACCCGAGGGAAAACGGCTACTACAGGGAGATTGACCGGGAGTACAGAAAACAGCTAAAAGCCTTAAGAGAAAAGTTTCATGACAGAGCCGAGCATGTGGCCAGGTACGTAAAGAAATGA
- a CDS encoding tyrosine-type recombinase/integrase encodes MKKEDKNLVKAYYSHLLASGKKTKGFRHSFNILTEYLNGSDFLSLDYREAQNFQSWMTGQENRYSHASILSIIGPLSAFWDYMKKRRLVSVNPFRLIERIKAPSKLPGNIPDEKEMDELLMFLADFTRGKNLRDYKRYYKAHLLCELLYSTGMRISEAAAVRLEDIDLSGGTVLVHDIKTNSERTAYLNDYVKENLTVYIEEFRDRVLWRAEESNLLFGASTNLKKWLNGVLEEVCREMGREKVTSHIFRHSFGYHMLKAGCDIRKIQKFLGHRRLSTTGVYTKVDTEALRNILDQYHPRGGHKS; translated from the coding sequence ATGAAAAAAGAAGATAAAAACCTTGTTAAAGCTTATTATTCCCATCTATTGGCCTCCGGCAAGAAGACCAAAGGCTTCCGCCACTCCTTCAACATCCTCACCGAGTATCTTAACGGTTCAGACTTCCTGTCCCTGGACTACCGGGAAGCCCAGAACTTTCAAAGCTGGATGACTGGACAGGAGAATCGATATTCCCATGCCTCTATCTTAAGCATTATCGGTCCTCTTTCTGCATTCTGGGACTACATGAAAAAAAGAAGGCTGGTTTCGGTTAATCCCTTCCGGCTGATCGAACGGATCAAGGCTCCTTCCAAGTTGCCGGGAAACATTCCCGACGAGAAGGAAATGGATGAACTTCTTATGTTTCTTGCCGACTTTACCAGAGGAAAGAACCTTCGGGATTACAAGAGGTATTACAAAGCCCACCTATTGTGTGAACTGCTCTATTCGACGGGGATGAGGATATCCGAAGCGGCGGCGGTCAGGCTGGAAGACATCGATCTCTCTGGTGGAACCGTTCTGGTTCATGACATTAAGACAAACAGTGAGAGAACTGCCTACCTCAATGATTATGTGAAAGAGAATCTGACCGTTTACATAGAGGAATTTAGAGACAGGGTTTTGTGGAGAGCAGAAGAAAGCAATCTTCTCTTTGGCGCTTCTACCAACCTGAAGAAATGGCTCAACGGCGTACTGGAAGAGGTCTGCAGGGAAATGGGAAGGGAGAAGGTTACTTCCCATATTTTCCGCCATTCCTTCGGCTACCACATGCTGAAAGCAGGTTGCGACATCCGGAAGATCCAGAAGTTTCTGGGGCACCGCCGATTAAGTACGACAGGAGTTTACACGAAAGTGGACACTGAGGCCCTGCGGAACATTCTTGATCAGTACCATCCAAGAGGAGGTCACAAGTCATGA